From Solanum lycopersicum chromosome 8, SLM_r2.1, the proteins below share one genomic window:
- the LOC101254321 gene encoding probable transcriptional regulatory protein At2g25830 isoform X2, whose translation MVYSSSSIRAFGSLLCRISNGVYLKPHHSSTLRSIFLLSGNFSSSSSYSSSDIKVLPLELQSSNSVRKIWTSSPLCMGRRSCKIAGRKTAQDLKKAKLYSKIGKEIVSAVKKGGPSPISNTVLAALIEKVKELDIPKDIVDRNVKRASEKGQEAFIEKIYEVYGYGGVGIIIEVLTDKVNRSVAAVREVVKDNGGKMADPGSIMFKFQRARVANVKVTDVDRDQLLTIALDAGAEDIIEPSMDEYDTEADSSERVYKVVSSAENYPVILSKLQEEGIKFKPDNGSELLPTTPIEVDDEAMELNKELMSKLLELDDVDAVYTDQKY comes from the exons ATGGTGTATTCATCTTCTTCAATTCGAGCTTTTGGTTCACTTCTCTGCAGAATCTCAAATGGGGTTTATCTTAAACCCCACCATTCTAGCACTCTCAGAA gtatttttttattgagtgGGAATTTTTCGTCTTCTTCATCGTATTCATCGTCTGATATAAAGGTCTTGCCTTTAGAACTTCAATCGAGCAATTCAGTGAGAAAGATTTGGACTTCCTCTCCTCTCTGTATGGGCAGGCGCTCCTGCAAAATTGCTGGTAGAAAG ACTGCTCAGGATCTTAAGAAGGCAAAGCTGTACTCAAAAATCGGGAAGGAAATTGTTTCTGC GGTTAAGAAAGGTGGTCCAAGTCCAATATCTAATACGGTTCTCGCTGCTCTGATTGAGAAAGTTAAGGAACTTGATATACCCAAAGACATTGTTGACCGCAATGTAAAGAGAGCTTCAGAAAAGGGACAAGAGGCTTTTATTGAGAAGATCTATGAG GTATATGGTTATGGTGGAGTTGGTATCATCATTGAGGTCTTAACAGACAAAGTAAATAGGTCAGTGGCAGCAGTTCGAGAGGTGGTGAAGGACAATGGTGGGAAGATGGCAGATCCAGGATCCATTATGTTCAAATTTCAACGTGCTCGGGTTGCTAATGTTAAAGTCACTGATGTCGACCGCGACCAGCTCTTAACAATTGCTTTGGATGCTGGTGCTGAAGATATCATTGAACCTTCAATGGATGAATATGATACAGAAGCAGATTCATCTGAGAG GGTTTACAAAGTCGTGTCTTCTGCGGAGAACTATCCAGTAATATTATCAAAATTACAAgaggaaggaataaaatttaaacCTGACAACGGATCTGAGCTACTTCCTACTACTCCAATTGAG GTAGATGATGAGGCTATGGAGTTGAACAAAGAACTAATGTCCAAATTACTTGAACTTGATGATGTTGATGCTGTGTATACAGATCAAAAGTATTAG
- the LOC101254620 gene encoding carotenoid cleavage dioxygenase 8, chloroplastic-like isoform X1 — protein sequence MASLASSTTKIYCNKILPDMFDHGKHESHLGSKLKNNEKNKKKLDLKLVTKVASQLPVIVPPPDQEVISKEKKLAAWTSVRQERWEGELVVEGELPLWLNGTYLRNGPGQWHIGDYNFRHLFDGYATLVRLHFENGRLIMGHRQIESDAYKAAKISKKICYREFSEVPKADNFLSYIGDMAKLLSGASLTDNANTGVVKLGDGRVVCLTETIKGSIVIDPNTLDTIGKFEYSDSLGGLIHSAHPVVTDSEFITLIPDLMNPGYTVVRMEAGTNERKYIGRVSCRGGPAPGWVHSFPVTENYVIVPEMSLRYCAKNLLKAEPTPLYKFEWHPDSKAFVHVMCKASGNIVASVEVPLYVTFHFINGYEEKDEDGRVTAVIADCCEHSADTTILDKLRLENLRSFNGKDVLPDARVGRFRIPLDGSPYGELEAALDPNEHGKGMDMCSMNPAYLGKKYRYAYACGAKRPCNFPNTLTKVSFFSLQWLLFHHQVITDNILQIDLFDKKAKNWYDEGAVPSEPFFVARPGATEEDDGVVISMISDKNGEGYALILDGSTFEEIARAKFPYGLPYGLHGCWVPKI from the exons ATGGCTTCTCTTGCTTCTTCAACAACCAAAATTTATTGTAACAAGATCCTTCCTGACATGTTTGATCATGGCAAACATGAATCTCATCTTGGATCAAAGTTGAAAAACAAcgaaaaaaacaagaaaaaattggACTTGAAATTGGTTACAAAGGTTGCTAGCCAATTGCCTGTAATAGTTCCACCACCAGATCAAGAGGTGATTAGTAAGGAGAAAAAGCTTGCTGCATGGACTAGCGTACGCCAAGAAAGATGGGAAGGAGAACTCGTCGTTGAAGGCGAGTTACCATTGTGGCTG AATGGCACGTACCTAAGAAATGGTCCAGGACAatggcacataggtgactacaATTTTCGTCACCTTTTCGATGGCTACGCTACCTTAGTCCGTCTTCATTTCGAAAATGGACGATTAATCATGGGTCATAGACAAATCGAATCGGACGCATATAAAGCAGCAAAAATCAGTAAGAAAATATGTTACAGAGAATTTTCAGAAGTACCTAAAGCAGACAATTTCTTATCCTACATAGGTGACATGGCAAAATTACTCTCCGGTGCATCCCTAACCGATAATGCTAACACTGGAGTCGTTAAACTTGGGGATGGACGCGTAGTCTGCTTAACTGAGACGATAAAAGGTTCCATTGTAATTGATCCGAACACCCTAGATACAATTGGGAAATTTGAATATAGTGACTCGTTAGGTGGATTGATTCATTCAGCTCATCCAGTGGTTACGGACAGTGAGTTCATAACGTTGATTCCGGATTTAATGAACCCGGGATATACGGTGGTGAGAATGGAGGCAGGGACAAATGAGAGGAAGTATATAGGGAGAGTGAGTTGTAGAGGAGGACCAGCACCAGGATGGGTTCATTCATTTCCTGTTACAGAAAATTATGTTATTGTGCCTGAGATGTCACTAAGGTATTGTGCAAAAAATTTGTTGAAGGCTGAGCCAACACCACTGTATAAGTTTGAGTGGCATCCTGATTCTAAAGCATTTGTACATGTTATGTGTAAAGCCAGTGGCAACATT GTGGCAAGTGTAGAAGTGCCATTATACGTGACATTCCACTTCATCAATGGATACGAAGAAAAAGACGAAGATGGAAGAGTTACCGCTGTGATTGCAGATTGCTGTGAGCATAGCGCAGACACCACCATCCTTGACAAGCTCCGCCTTGAGAATCTTCGTTCCTTCAACGGCAAGGATGTCTTACCTGATGCAAG GGTTGGAAGATTCAGAATACCATTAGATGGAAGTCCATATGGAGAATTAGAAGCAGCATTGGATCCAAATGAACATGGAAAAGGCATGGATATGTGCAGTATGAATCCTGCTTATTTAGGCAAGAAATACAGATATGCTTATGCTTGTGGTGCTAAGAGGCCTTGTAATTTCCCCAACACCCTCACCAAGGTCAGCTTCTTTTCCTTACAATGGTTATTGTTTCATCATCAAGTAATAACTGACAATATTTTGCAGATTGATTTATTTGATAAGAAGGCAAAGAATTGGTATGATGAAGGTGCTGTGCCTTCTGAACCATTCTTTGTGGCTCGACCCGGTGCAACAGAGGAAGATGATG GTGTTGTAATCTCAATGATCAGTGACAAGAATGGAGAAGGATATGCTCTAATACTGGATGGATCAACATTTGAAGAAATTGCAAGAGCTAAATTTCCTTATGGTCTCCCCTATGGGCTACATGGTTGTTGGGTTCCAAAGATATAG
- the LOC101254321 gene encoding probable transcriptional regulatory protein At2g25830 isoform X1, which produces MVYSSSSIRAFGSLLCRISNGVYLKPHHSSTLRSIFLLSGNFSSSSSYSSSDIKVLPLELQSSNSVRKIWTSSPLCMGRRSCKIAGRKTAQDLKKAKLYSKIGKEIVSAVKKGGPSPISNTVLAALIEKVKELDIPKDIVDRNVKRASEKGQEAFIEKIYEVYGYGGVGIIIEVLTDKVNRSVAAVREVVKDNGGKMADPGSIMFKFQRARVANVKVTDVDRDQLLTIALDAGAEDIIEPSMDEYDTEADSSESRVYKVVSSAENYPVILSKLQEEGIKFKPDNGSELLPTTPIEVDDEAMELNKELMSKLLELDDVDAVYTDQKY; this is translated from the exons ATGGTGTATTCATCTTCTTCAATTCGAGCTTTTGGTTCACTTCTCTGCAGAATCTCAAATGGGGTTTATCTTAAACCCCACCATTCTAGCACTCTCAGAA gtatttttttattgagtgGGAATTTTTCGTCTTCTTCATCGTATTCATCGTCTGATATAAAGGTCTTGCCTTTAGAACTTCAATCGAGCAATTCAGTGAGAAAGATTTGGACTTCCTCTCCTCTCTGTATGGGCAGGCGCTCCTGCAAAATTGCTGGTAGAAAG ACTGCTCAGGATCTTAAGAAGGCAAAGCTGTACTCAAAAATCGGGAAGGAAATTGTTTCTGC GGTTAAGAAAGGTGGTCCAAGTCCAATATCTAATACGGTTCTCGCTGCTCTGATTGAGAAAGTTAAGGAACTTGATATACCCAAAGACATTGTTGACCGCAATGTAAAGAGAGCTTCAGAAAAGGGACAAGAGGCTTTTATTGAGAAGATCTATGAG GTATATGGTTATGGTGGAGTTGGTATCATCATTGAGGTCTTAACAGACAAAGTAAATAGGTCAGTGGCAGCAGTTCGAGAGGTGGTGAAGGACAATGGTGGGAAGATGGCAGATCCAGGATCCATTATGTTCAAATTTCAACGTGCTCGGGTTGCTAATGTTAAAGTCACTGATGTCGACCGCGACCAGCTCTTAACAATTGCTTTGGATGCTGGTGCTGAAGATATCATTGAACCTTCAATGGATGAATATGATACAGAAGCAGATTCATCTGAGAG TAGGGTTTACAAAGTCGTGTCTTCTGCGGAGAACTATCCAGTAATATTATCAAAATTACAAgaggaaggaataaaatttaaacCTGACAACGGATCTGAGCTACTTCCTACTACTCCAATTGAG GTAGATGATGAGGCTATGGAGTTGAACAAAGAACTAATGTCCAAATTACTTGAACTTGATGATGTTGATGCTGTGTATACAGATCAAAAGTATTAG
- the LOC101254321 gene encoding probable transcriptional regulatory protein At2g25830 isoform X4 produces MGRRSCKIAGRKTAQDLKKAKLYSKIGKEIVSAVKKGGPSPISNTVLAALIEKVKELDIPKDIVDRNVKRASEKGQEAFIEKIYEVYGYGGVGIIIEVLTDKVNRSVAAVREVVKDNGGKMADPGSIMFKFQRARVANVKVTDVDRDQLLTIALDAGAEDIIEPSMDEYDTEADSSERVYKVVSSAENYPVILSKLQEEGIKFKPDNGSELLPTTPIEVDDEAMELNKELMSKLLELDDVDAVYTDQKY; encoded by the exons ATGGGCAGGCGCTCCTGCAAAATTGCTGGTAGAAAG ACTGCTCAGGATCTTAAGAAGGCAAAGCTGTACTCAAAAATCGGGAAGGAAATTGTTTCTGC GGTTAAGAAAGGTGGTCCAAGTCCAATATCTAATACGGTTCTCGCTGCTCTGATTGAGAAAGTTAAGGAACTTGATATACCCAAAGACATTGTTGACCGCAATGTAAAGAGAGCTTCAGAAAAGGGACAAGAGGCTTTTATTGAGAAGATCTATGAG GTATATGGTTATGGTGGAGTTGGTATCATCATTGAGGTCTTAACAGACAAAGTAAATAGGTCAGTGGCAGCAGTTCGAGAGGTGGTGAAGGACAATGGTGGGAAGATGGCAGATCCAGGATCCATTATGTTCAAATTTCAACGTGCTCGGGTTGCTAATGTTAAAGTCACTGATGTCGACCGCGACCAGCTCTTAACAATTGCTTTGGATGCTGGTGCTGAAGATATCATTGAACCTTCAATGGATGAATATGATACAGAAGCAGATTCATCTGAGAG GGTTTACAAAGTCGTGTCTTCTGCGGAGAACTATCCAGTAATATTATCAAAATTACAAgaggaaggaataaaatttaaacCTGACAACGGATCTGAGCTACTTCCTACTACTCCAATTGAG GTAGATGATGAGGCTATGGAGTTGAACAAAGAACTAATGTCCAAATTACTTGAACTTGATGATGTTGATGCTGTGTATACAGATCAAAAGTATTAG
- the LOC101254321 gene encoding probable transcriptional regulatory protein At2g25830 isoform X3 — protein MGRRSCKIAGRKTAQDLKKAKLYSKIGKEIVSAVKKGGPSPISNTVLAALIEKVKELDIPKDIVDRNVKRASEKGQEAFIEKIYEVYGYGGVGIIIEVLTDKVNRSVAAVREVVKDNGGKMADPGSIMFKFQRARVANVKVTDVDRDQLLTIALDAGAEDIIEPSMDEYDTEADSSESRVYKVVSSAENYPVILSKLQEEGIKFKPDNGSELLPTTPIEVDDEAMELNKELMSKLLELDDVDAVYTDQKY, from the exons ATGGGCAGGCGCTCCTGCAAAATTGCTGGTAGAAAG ACTGCTCAGGATCTTAAGAAGGCAAAGCTGTACTCAAAAATCGGGAAGGAAATTGTTTCTGC GGTTAAGAAAGGTGGTCCAAGTCCAATATCTAATACGGTTCTCGCTGCTCTGATTGAGAAAGTTAAGGAACTTGATATACCCAAAGACATTGTTGACCGCAATGTAAAGAGAGCTTCAGAAAAGGGACAAGAGGCTTTTATTGAGAAGATCTATGAG GTATATGGTTATGGTGGAGTTGGTATCATCATTGAGGTCTTAACAGACAAAGTAAATAGGTCAGTGGCAGCAGTTCGAGAGGTGGTGAAGGACAATGGTGGGAAGATGGCAGATCCAGGATCCATTATGTTCAAATTTCAACGTGCTCGGGTTGCTAATGTTAAAGTCACTGATGTCGACCGCGACCAGCTCTTAACAATTGCTTTGGATGCTGGTGCTGAAGATATCATTGAACCTTCAATGGATGAATATGATACAGAAGCAGATTCATCTGAGAG TAGGGTTTACAAAGTCGTGTCTTCTGCGGAGAACTATCCAGTAATATTATCAAAATTACAAgaggaaggaataaaatttaaacCTGACAACGGATCTGAGCTACTTCCTACTACTCCAATTGAG GTAGATGATGAGGCTATGGAGTTGAACAAAGAACTAATGTCCAAATTACTTGAACTTGATGATGTTGATGCTGTGTATACAGATCAAAAGTATTAG
- the LOC101254620 gene encoding carotenoid cleavage dioxygenase 8, chloroplastic-like (The RefSeq protein has 1 substitution compared to this genomic sequence) → MASLASSTTKIYCNKILPDMFDHGKHESHLGSKLKNNEKNKKKLDLKLVTKVASQLPVIVPPPDQEVISKEKKLAAWTSVRQERWEGELVVEGELPLWLNGTYLRNGPGQWHIGDYNFRHLFDGYATLVRLHFENGRLIMGHRQIESDAYKAAKISKKICYREFSEVPKVDNFLSYIGDMAKLLSGASLTDNANTGVVKLGDGRVVCLTETIKGSIVIDPNTLDTIGKFEYSDSLGGLIHSAHPVVTDSEFITLIPDLMNPGYTVVRMEAGTNERKYIGRVSCRGGPAPGWVHSFPVTENYVIVPEMSLRYCAKNLLKAEPTPLYKFEWHPDSKAFVHVMCKASGNIVASVEVPLYVTFHFINGYEEKDEDGRVTAVIADCCEHSADTTILDKLRLENLRSFNGKDVLPDARVGRFRIPLDGSPYGELEAALDPNEHGKGMDMCSMNPAYLGKKYRYAYACGAKRPCNFPNTLTKIDLFDKKAKNWYDEGAVPSEPFFVARPGATEEDDGVVISMISDKNGEGYALILDGSTFEEIARAKFPYGLPYGLHGCWVPKI, encoded by the exons ATGGCTTCTCTTGCTTCTTCAACAACCAAAATTTATTGTAACAAGATCCTTCCTGACATGTTTGATCATGGCAAACATGAATCTCATCTTGGATCAAAGTTGAAAAACAAcgaaaaaaacaagaaaaaattggACTTGAAATTGGTTACAAAGGTTGCTAGCCAATTGCCTGTAATAGTTCCACCACCAGATCAAGAGGTGATTAGTAAGGAGAAAAAGCTTGCTGCATGGACTAGCGTACGCCAAGAAAGATGGGAAGGAGAACTCGTCGTTGAAGGCGAGTTACCATTGTGGCTG AATGGCACGTACCTAAGAAATGGTCCAGGACAatggcacataggtgactacaATTTTCGTCACCTTTTCGATGGCTACGCTACCTTAGTCCGTCTTCATTTCGAAAATGGACGATTAATCATGGGTCATAGACAAATCGAATCGGACGCATATAAAGCAGCAAAAATCAGTAAGAAAATATGTTACAGAGAATTTTCAGAAGTACCTAAAGCAGACAATTTCTTATCCTACATAGGTGACATGGCAAAATTACTCTCCGGTGCATCCCTAACCGATAATGCTAACACTGGAGTCGTTAAACTTGGGGATGGACGCGTAGTCTGCTTAACTGAGACGATAAAAGGTTCCATTGTAATTGATCCGAACACCCTAGATACAATTGGGAAATTTGAATATAGTGACTCGTTAGGTGGATTGATTCATTCAGCTCATCCAGTGGTTACGGACAGTGAGTTCATAACGTTGATTCCGGATTTAATGAACCCGGGATATACGGTGGTGAGAATGGAGGCAGGGACAAATGAGAGGAAGTATATAGGGAGAGTGAGTTGTAGAGGAGGACCAGCACCAGGATGGGTTCATTCATTTCCTGTTACAGAAAATTATGTTATTGTGCCTGAGATGTCACTAAGGTATTGTGCAAAAAATTTGTTGAAGGCTGAGCCAACACCACTGTATAAGTTTGAGTGGCATCCTGATTCTAAAGCATTTGTACATGTTATGTGTAAAGCCAGTGGCAACATT GTGGCAAGTGTAGAAGTGCCATTATACGTGACATTCCACTTCATCAATGGATACGAAGAAAAAGACGAAGATGGAAGAGTTACCGCTGTGATTGCAGATTGCTGTGAGCATAGCGCAGACACCACCATCCTTGACAAGCTCCGCCTTGAGAATCTTCGTTCCTTCAACGGCAAGGATGTCTTACCTGATGCAAG GGTTGGAAGATTCAGAATACCATTAGATGGAAGTCCATATGGAGAATTAGAAGCAGCATTGGATCCAAATGAACATGGAAAAGGCATGGATATGTGCAGTATGAATCCTGCTTATTTAGGCAAGAAATACAGATATGCTTATGCTTGTGGTGCTAAGAGGCCTTGTAATTTCCCCAACACCCTCACCAAG ATTGATTTATTTGATAAGAAGGCAAAGAATTGGTATGATGAAGGTGCTGTGCCTTCTGAACCATTCTTTGTGGCTCGACCCGGTGCAACAGAGGAAGATGATG GTGTTGTAATCTCAATGATCAGTGACAAGAATGGAGAAGGATATGCTCTAATACTGGATGGATCAACATTTGAAGAAATTGCAAGAGCTAAATTTCCTTATGGTCTCCCCTATGGGCTACATGGTTGTTGGGTTCCAAAGATATAG